The stretch of DNA ATATCATGAATGCGACAGCCGTTATTGGTCTTCTTTACACAGCAGGATTTGATTTGAACTTGGTGCGTGAGCACTTGAAAACATTTGCCGGTGTTAAGCGTCGTTTTACTGAGAAAATTGTCAATGACACGGTGATTATCGATGACTTTGCCCACCATCCAACAGAAATTATTGCGACCTTGGATGCAGCTCGTCAAAAATATCCAAGCAAAGAAATCGTAGCAGTCTTCCAACCGCATACCTTTACAAGAACCATTGCCTTGTTGGACGAATTTGCCCACGCTTTGAACCAAGCGGATGCTGTTTATCTAGCGCAAATTTATGGATCTGCTCGTGAAGTGGACCATGGTGATGTCAAGGTAGAAGACCTAGCCAATAAAATCAATAAGAAACACCAAGTGATCACTGTTGAAAATGTTTCCCCACTCCTAGACCATGACAATGCTGTTTACGTCTTTATGGGAGCAGGAGATATCCAAACCTATGAATACTCATTTGAGCGACTCTTGTCTAACTTGACAAGCAATGTTCAGTAGGATTTTCCCATGGAAATTCCAATTAAGATCATTCAGGCAAGTAAGTCTGATTTGGCTGAGATAGAGACACTTCAGGCCACATCTTTTCCAGCTGAAAAGCAGCAACCTTCCCATATTTTAGAAGAAAGTATCCGTAAGTCTGCGGATACCTTTCTTCTAGCTAGGGATGAAAATCAGCTTCTAGGCTATGTTCTAGGTGGTCCTTACCCACACAATCCGAAATGTCTAGAAATACATTCTTTAGTCATCGAGGCTGACCATCAGAGACAGGGATTGGGAACGCTTCTTCTTGCGGCTTTGAAAGATGTGGCAGTTGAGCTGGATTACAAAGCTATTCGTTTGAAGAGTCCGGATGAGTTGCTTTCCTATTTTGAAATGAACGGTTTTATTGATGAAGAAGAGACAGATTCGCTTTATGCAGCTAGTCAATGTTTTAGTATGATTTGGTTTAATCTCTTTTTTTAGGAGGCACAATGGAAATTAGGAAAGCAAGATTAGAAGATTTAGATCATATCGTTGAGATTGAACTAGAAAATTTTTCGATCGAAGAAGCCATTCCTCGCTCTGTTTTTGAGGCGCATTTGCGAGAAATTCAGACCTCTTTTCTAGTTGCAGAAAAAGAGGGTAAGATTATTGGTTATATAGAGGGACCAGTTGTCCCCCACCGCCATCTGCAAGATCAGTCTTTTACAGAAGATATACAAGATTATAGTCATGAGCCTGGTGGTTATATCTCTGTGACCTGTCTTTCTATTTCCAAGGAGGCACAGGGAATAGGACTAGGTCAGAAATTGCTAACAGCTTTGAAAGAACTAGCTCTTGAACACGAAAGAGAAGGCATTAACCTAACCTGTCATGACTATCTCATTACTTACTACGAAAAACATGGATTTGTCAATGAAGGCCAGTCCCAGTCAACCTTTGCAGGGGAAACATGGTATGATATGGTCTGGGAAGCTAAAAAATAAGCTAGAAAAGCATGCTAGGTTGCTTTTCTTTCGTTTTTAAGATATAATATTATGGATTGTCAACGAGGAGGATAAACTTTTGAGTGAAAAGCCAAGAGAAGACGAAAAATTAAGCTTTAAAGAGCAGATTTTACGTGATTTAGAAAAAGTAAAACGTTATGAAGGGATTCGCCAAGAGGCCACTGAACTTGCAGAGAAAAAAGAAGCTCTATTTGTTCCTGAAATAAAACTCGCAGATGAAGATGTTATGGTTGCATCCCTATCAGCTGTTGAAAAAATTATGGAGAATGCACCACGTGTTCCAAAACATCCTAGTGAGGATATGCCTGCATCACCGGCAGATGAATCAAGAGTAGAAGCTCCGATTACTCCTCGTCACCCTAGTCAAGATGTTCCAGCTTCACCAGTTGAAGCAAGTCCATCAAGACCGGTTCCAGGGCCAGAGACTAATCGTCCACAAAAGGTCGAAGAAGATTTCAACGTAACTCCAACAAGAGTAGCTGTTTCTTATAAGACTGAAGCTAAAAAAGTGCCTCAGAAAGAAGTAACAAAACCAGAACCAGTTATGGAAACGGAAGCTGTTGAAGTCATTTCTGAAACTCCGAGTCGTAGTCGTCGTGAGACAGTTAAACCAGTCAAGAAGAAAAAATCACATTTGAAGGCTTTCTTCATTTCTCTACTGATTTTCCTTGCCTTGATTTCGGCAGGTGGTTACTTCGGTTACCAGTACGTCCAGTCATCTTTATTACCAGTTGACGCTAATTCTAAGCAGTATGTAACTGTTCAAATCCCAGAAGGATCCAATGTCCAAGAAATTGGCTCAGTACTTGAAAATTCTGGTGTGATTAAACACGGAGTGATTTTTGCTTTTTATGCTAAATATAAAAATTATTCAGATTTGAAGGCTGGATATTACAATTTGCAAAAGAGCATGAGTACAGAGGATATCATTAAGGAACTCCAAAAAGGTGGTACTCCTGAACCTCAAGAACCTTCACTTGCAGATTTAACGATTCCAGAAGGATATACGATTGATCAAATCGCCCAAGCTGTAGGCCAATTACAAGGTGAATTTAAAGAGCCTTTGACAGCGGAAGCTTTTTTGGCTAAAGTTCAAGATGACAACTTTATCAGTCAAGAAGTTGCTAAATATCCAAACCTACTCGAAAGCTTGCCAACGAAAGAAAGTGGAGTTCGTTATCGTTTAGAAGGATTCCTCTTCCCAGCGACATACTCTATCAAGGAAAGCACAACTATTGAAAGTTTGATTGATGAGATGTTGGCAGCTATGGATAAGACCTTGACTCCGCACTATAGTGCAATTAAGTCTAAAAACTTGACAGTCAATGAATTGCTAACAATTGCTTCACTTGTTGAAAAAGAAGGTGCTAAGACTGAAGACCGTAAGTTGATTGCAGGTGTCTTCTACAATCGTTTGAACCTTGGTATGCCACTTCAAAGCAATATTGCAATCTTGTATGCCCAAGGGAAGCTTGGTCAAAATATTAGCCTAGCAGATGATGCTGGAATTGATACATCAATTAATTCACCATACAATGTTTATACAAAACCTGGTTTGATGCCTGGTCCAGTAGATAGTCCAAGTCAGGACGCGATTGAAGCAAGTATCAACCAAACAAAGAGTGAGAACCTATACTTTGTAGCCAATGTTACAGATGGTAAAGTCTATTACGCAGTGACACAGGAAGAGCATGATCGTAATGTAGCTGAACACGTCAATAGCAAGCTTACTCAAAATAGTAGTTCAAACTAAGACTACAACAATGAGAATCTCAGATAGAGATTCAATACTATCGAAAGAAAGTTGAGAAAAATGGCAGAAAAAACATATCCTATGACCCTAGCGGAAAAGGAAAAACTTGAAAAAGAATTAGAAGAATTGAAATTGGTCCGCCGACCAGAAGTGGTAGAACGCATTAAGATTGCCCGTTCATATGGTGACCTTTCAGAAAACAGTGAATACGAAGCAGCTAAGGATGAACAAGCTTTTGTCGAAGGACAAATCTCTAGCTTGGAAACAAAAATCCGTTATGCTGAAATCGTCAATAGCGACTCAGTTGCCGATGATGAAGTGGCGATTGGAAAAACAGTCACTATCCAAGAAATTGGTGAGGACGAGGAAGAAGTTTATATTATCGTAGGTTCAGCCGGTGCAGATGCCTTTGCGGGTAAAGTTTCAAATGAAAGCCCAATTGGACAAGCCTTGATTGGCAAGAAAACAGGTGACACAGCAACCATTGAAACACCTGTTGGTAGCTATGATGTAAAAATCTTGAAGGTTGAAAAAACAGCCTAAAAATAGAAAAAAGGAGTGGGGAGGCAGTGCGCTTCACTCACTCCTTTTTCCATTTTAAATTGAATTGGAGACGTTATGAGTTCAAAGAAGAAAAAAAATAAGATGGAGCGTGGTCTGACCAATCGTCACGTGCAGGTTATGGCCATTGCGGGAACAATCGGAACAGGACTCTTTTTGGGAGCGGGGCGCTCTATCAGCCTAACAGGTCCTTCCATTGTACTGATTTATATGATTACAGGGGCCTTCATGTTCCTCATGATGCGTGC from Streptococcus mitis encodes:
- the greA gene encoding transcription elongation factor GreA codes for the protein MAEKTYPMTLAEKEKLEKELEELKLVRRPEVVERIKIARSYGDLSENSEYEAAKDEQAFVEGQISSLETKIRYAEIVNSDSVADDEVAIGKTVTIQEIGEDEEEVYIIVGSAGADAFAGKVSNESPIGQALIGKKTGDTATIETPVGSYDVKILKVEKTA
- a CDS encoding GNAT family N-acetyltransferase is translated as MEIPIKIIQASKSDLAEIETLQATSFPAEKQQPSHILEESIRKSADTFLLARDENQLLGYVLGGPYPHNPKCLEIHSLVIEADHQRQGLGTLLLAALKDVAVELDYKAIRLKSPDELLSYFEMNGFIDEEETDSLYAASQCFSMIWFNLFF
- the mltG gene encoding endolytic transglycosylase MltG; the protein is MSEKPREDEKLSFKEQILRDLEKVKRYEGIRQEATELAEKKEALFVPEIKLADEDVMVASLSAVEKIMENAPRVPKHPSEDMPASPADESRVEAPITPRHPSQDVPASPVEASPSRPVPGPETNRPQKVEEDFNVTPTRVAVSYKTEAKKVPQKEVTKPEPVMETEAVEVISETPSRSRRETVKPVKKKKSHLKAFFISLLIFLALISAGGYFGYQYVQSSLLPVDANSKQYVTVQIPEGSNVQEIGSVLENSGVIKHGVIFAFYAKYKNYSDLKAGYYNLQKSMSTEDIIKELQKGGTPEPQEPSLADLTIPEGYTIDQIAQAVGQLQGEFKEPLTAEAFLAKVQDDNFISQEVAKYPNLLESLPTKESGVRYRLEGFLFPATYSIKESTTIESLIDEMLAAMDKTLTPHYSAIKSKNLTVNELLTIASLVEKEGAKTEDRKLIAGVFYNRLNLGMPLQSNIAILYAQGKLGQNISLADDAGIDTSINSPYNVYTKPGLMPGPVDSPSQDAIEASINQTKSENLYFVANVTDGKVYYAVTQEEHDRNVAEHVNSKLTQNSSSN
- a CDS encoding GNAT family N-acetyltransferase gives rise to the protein MEIRKARLEDLDHIVEIELENFSIEEAIPRSVFEAHLREIQTSFLVAEKEGKIIGYIEGPVVPHRHLQDQSFTEDIQDYSHEPGGYISVTCLSISKEAQGIGLGQKLLTALKELALEHEREGINLTCHDYLITYYEKHGFVNEGQSQSTFAGETWYDMVWEAKK